The following proteins are co-located in the Chlorogloeopsis sp. ULAP01 genome:
- a CDS encoding HAMP domain-containing sensor histidine kinase, which translates to MLVGLATLVIVGRVFSPHLFDLHLKRLEGRGFDLSEIRNDLIWKFESAWSRGALWSLVMGAMVSGGLSYIVAKRVVQPLIQMEKITQQFAQGNLKARVTESEILELNRLATSFNRMASNLEDVEQRRRELVVDLTHELRTPLTVLEGYLEGLADGTIESSPEVFQRLAAETTRLRRLVHNIQELSKAEAGYLPINIQPTDLYLLLLSLIQRFSDQLVEDGPVLRLECQPNLPLVSADPERVEQIMVNLLGNALRYTVKGSITVRVWSEPPKLWIAVIDTGHGIKAKDLPFVFDRFWRSERSRARSPGGTGVGLAITRSLVELQGGQIQVESELDKGSTFRFSLPLA; encoded by the coding sequence ATGTTAGTTGGGTTGGCAACCCTTGTGATAGTGGGTAGAGTATTCTCACCTCATCTGTTTGACTTACATTTAAAGCGTTTAGAAGGACGAGGGTTTGACCTCAGTGAAATTCGCAACGATCTGATTTGGAAGTTTGAGTCAGCTTGGAGCCGGGGAGCTTTGTGGTCATTGGTAATGGGTGCAATGGTTTCAGGTGGCTTGAGTTACATCGTTGCCAAGCGCGTTGTACAACCCCTAATTCAGATGGAGAAAATTACTCAGCAATTTGCTCAGGGAAACTTAAAAGCGCGTGTAACTGAGAGTGAAATTTTAGAGTTGAACCGCCTTGCTACTAGCTTTAACAGAATGGCATCAAATCTTGAAGACGTAGAACAGCGTCGTCGGGAGCTTGTAGTAGATTTAACCCATGAGTTACGTACACCATTGACAGTTTTAGAGGGTTATCTGGAGGGTTTAGCAGATGGCACAATCGAATCTTCACCAGAAGTATTTCAGCGATTAGCCGCAGAAACAACCCGATTACGTCGCTTAGTTCATAATATTCAAGAACTATCTAAGGCAGAGGCAGGCTATTTACCGATCAATATTCAACCTACTGATCTATATCTACTCCTGCTTTCCCTGATTCAGCGATTCTCCGATCAACTAGTAGAAGATGGGCCCGTATTGCGTTTGGAGTGTCAGCCCAATCTGCCCCTGGTGTCTGCCGATCCTGAGCGAGTTGAGCAGATTATGGTCAATTTACTTGGCAATGCGTTGCGCTACACCGTTAAGGGATCTATTACAGTACGGGTTTGGAGTGAACCTCCCAAGTTATGGATTGCAGTGATTGATACAGGTCATGGTATTAAGGCGAAGGATTTACCTTTTGTCTTTGACCGATTTTGGCGATCAGAACGCTCCCGCGCCCGCAGTCCGGGTGGTACTGGGGTTGGTTTGGCCATAACACGTAGTTTGGTTGAGTTGCAGGGAGGCCAGATTCAAGTCGAAAGTGAGCTAGACAAAGGAAGTACGTTTCGATTTTCGCTGCCATTAGCATAA
- a CDS encoding LysR family transcriptional regulator, with protein MNLDYVQTFLAVVRTGSFREAAKQLGISQPAVSQHIKKLEEILKSQLIVRDRKGNQLTSTAQIFLPYAESLILTTERAVSALKLSKLTIGASSNIGIYLLPSYVKYYLQQYGNSCHVDLAIEPNPAIAHKLETGVVDLALMEWWDHRPGFTVQLWQSEELVLIVPPHHPWCNLPSVPKAYLETVEMLGGERGTGTGRLLQQYFGEQFAKMRISMQLGSTEAVKRAVQAGLGVSIVLSKSVTQEVAAGILQAIPIHVDGKPLRKELFVIWRSGLSTNHPCHQFAQMLLHEAKNSS; from the coding sequence ATGAATTTGGATTATGTACAAACCTTTTTAGCTGTTGTGCGCACAGGGAGTTTTCGTGAAGCTGCCAAACAACTGGGAATCTCTCAGCCTGCTGTATCACAACACATCAAAAAGTTAGAAGAAATCCTCAAGTCTCAACTTATAGTTCGCGATCGCAAAGGCAATCAACTAACTTCTACTGCCCAAATATTTCTACCCTATGCCGAGAGCTTAATTTTGACGACAGAGCGAGCAGTATCTGCCCTCAAACTCTCTAAACTTACAATTGGAGCAAGTTCTAACATTGGTATTTACCTTTTACCCTCCTATGTAAAATATTATTTGCAGCAGTATGGAAATTCTTGCCATGTTGATTTAGCAATCGAACCAAATCCAGCGATCGCTCACAAGCTGGAAACTGGAGTAGTAGATTTAGCACTAATGGAATGGTGGGATCATCGCCCCGGCTTTACAGTTCAACTTTGGCAAAGTGAAGAACTTGTATTAATAGTGCCACCACATCATCCTTGGTGTAATTTGCCCAGTGTACCCAAAGCCTATCTAGAAACTGTAGAAATGTTGGGTGGTGAACGAGGTACAGGTACAGGGCGTTTGCTACAACAGTACTTTGGTGAGCAATTTGCGAAGATGCGAATTTCTATGCAATTGGGTAGCACAGAAGCTGTAAAAAGAGCAGTACAAGCAGGGCTGGGAGTTTCAATAGTGCTGTCAAAATCAGTTACTCAAGAAGTTGCAGCAGGTATACTACAAGCCATTCCGATCCATGTAGATGGCAAGCCTTTACGCAAAGAACTATTTGTGATTTGGCGCAGTGGTTTATCCACCAATCATCCATGTCACCAATTTGCACAGATGTTGTTACATGAAGCGAAAAACTCATCATGA
- a CDS encoding trypsin-like peptidase domain-containing protein, whose translation MNTTTLTNIADELSNLGKQLRVITVKVRSSYFTGGSGVIWQSSPLFPGSLIITNAHVAFNRRAIVELADGRVLTAVRTKIAPELDLAALTIAATNLPTATIGNADGLRVGELVLAVGNPFADKGAVTTGIVSAKNERLLMADIQLFPGNSGGLLANCLGHVVGINTMIVNGLGVAIPSSTVERFLCGEIHPQPDAKNPMEKR comes from the coding sequence ATGAATACCACAACATTGACTAACATTGCTGATGAACTGTCAAATTTAGGAAAACAGCTACGTGTTATTACGGTGAAAGTGCGTAGCAGTTATTTTACTGGTGGTTCCGGTGTGATTTGGCAGTCATCTCCACTTTTTCCGGGTAGCCTCATCATCACAAACGCCCATGTTGCTTTTAACAGACGTGCGATTGTTGAACTTGCAGATGGACGAGTATTGACAGCTGTGCGTACTAAAATTGCTCCAGAGTTGGATTTAGCCGCTCTCACAATTGCTGCTACCAATCTACCCACTGCAACTATTGGGAATGCAGATGGATTGCGGGTGGGGGAATTGGTTTTAGCTGTAGGAAATCCGTTTGCTGATAAAGGTGCAGTCACTACTGGAATTGTTTCTGCTAAGAACGAACGATTACTGATGGCGGATATTCAATTATTTCCTGGCAATTCTGGCGGGCTTCTTGCCAACTGCCTCGGTCATGTTGTTGGAATTAATACCATGATTGTAAATGGTTTAGGTGTGGCAATTCCCAGTTCAACTGTTGAGCGTTTTCTCTGTGGTGAAATTCATCCACAGCCTGATGCTAAAAATCCTATGGAGAAAAGATGA
- a CDS encoding response regulator transcription factor, with protein sequence MIRVLVVAASPLVRAGLSALLVTDSKIMVVGSVADLNALTKEIGQLQPDVVLLDLNGYLQNWNWEKLLSNPEQAYSCAWLLITDELDSLNLAEALRFGIRGILPQTSSESEIVAAVESVALGLVVLHPDVLESLLSLKDSIRDTSLSNSIQTLTPREIEVLEMLASGLANKAIAKRLQISEHTVKFHISSIFHKLGVSTRTQAVSVGVRLGLIML encoded by the coding sequence ATGATTCGGGTACTGGTAGTCGCTGCCTCACCTCTAGTGCGGGCAGGGTTGTCAGCACTGCTGGTAACTGATTCCAAAATCATGGTGGTAGGCAGCGTAGCCGACTTGAATGCACTGACAAAAGAAATTGGACAATTACAACCTGATGTGGTGCTGCTAGATTTGAATGGCTATCTACAGAACTGGAATTGGGAAAAATTACTTTCCAACCCAGAGCAAGCATACTCGTGTGCTTGGCTATTAATTACTGATGAACTTGACAGCCTTAACTTAGCAGAGGCACTGCGTTTTGGTATTCGAGGTATCTTGCCCCAAACTAGTAGCGAGTCAGAAATTGTTGCAGCTGTGGAATCAGTCGCTTTAGGTTTGGTAGTTCTGCACCCTGATGTCCTTGAGTCCTTATTGTCTTTAAAAGATAGTATTCGTGACACAAGTTTAAGCAATTCCATCCAAACCTTGACACCACGAGAAATCGAAGTTTTAGAAATGCTCGCTTCTGGATTGGCAAATAAAGCGATCGCCAAACGGTTGCAGATCTCAGAACATACCGTGAAGTTTCACATTTCTTCTATTTTTCATAAGCTTGGTGTTTCAACCCGCACCCAAGCTGTAAGTGTAGGTGTGCGATTGGGATTGATTATGTTATGA
- a CDS encoding class I SAM-dependent methyltransferase, which translates to MGSAEIQGVLWGAAAGDWANYQEATSVPLWHDVLYAARAGEGMKILDAGCGAGGACIEAAKLGCEVTGVDASASLLAIARQRLPQARFEQADLESLPFRNEEFDGAIAVNSVMYATDMQQAIKELARVTRLHKRVAIASWGKPEDCEMRDVFSGIISILPSKPSGGGPFVLSAPGVLAALIESSGLRFVEQGETRCDFSYPNIDICWRALSSAGSLQAAMNAVGEAAVREKVEDTARKYTDSSGAITFRNTFIWVVGERV; encoded by the coding sequence ATGGGATCTGCTGAGATACAGGGAGTATTATGGGGAGCAGCAGCTGGGGATTGGGCTAACTATCAAGAAGCTACCTCTGTTCCACTTTGGCATGATGTTTTGTATGCTGCTCGCGCTGGAGAGGGCATGAAAATTCTCGATGCTGGATGCGGCGCTGGTGGTGCGTGCATTGAAGCAGCCAAGCTTGGATGTGAGGTGACGGGTGTTGATGCTAGTGCCTCACTATTGGCGATCGCACGTCAACGATTACCTCAAGCACGGTTTGAACAAGCCGATTTGGAATCACTGCCCTTTAGAAACGAGGAATTTGATGGTGCGATCGCAGTCAACTCAGTTATGTATGCTACTGATATGCAGCAAGCGATTAAAGAATTGGCAAGAGTAACTCGCTTGCACAAAAGAGTGGCGATCGCTTCTTGGGGCAAACCAGAAGACTGCGAAATGAGAGATGTCTTTAGTGGAATAATCAGTATTTTACCTTCTAAACCGTCGGGTGGCGGCCCTTTTGTGCTTTCTGCACCCGGAGTATTGGCAGCACTGATTGAAAGTTCGGGATTGCGCTTTGTAGAACAGGGTGAAACTCGTTGTGATTTTAGTTACCCTAACATAGATATATGCTGGCGTGCTTTGTCTTCGGCGGGTTCTTTGCAAGCAGCCATGAATGCGGTTGGTGAAGCCGCAGTACGGGAGAAAGTCGAAGATACAGCAAGAAAATACACAGATTCATCAGGTGCAATTACTTTTCGTAACACCTTTATTTGGGTAGTAGGGGAGCGTGTCTAA
- a CDS encoding GlsB/YeaQ/YmgE family stress response membrane protein codes for MNILAWIVLGLIAGAIAKAIYPGHQGGGILGTILLGIIGAFIGGSLGVFFSTGTLTLAAPTLSIPGILLAILGAIIAIFIWNALTRRSAV; via the coding sequence ATGAACATACTTGCTTGGATTGTTTTAGGTCTAATCGCTGGTGCTATTGCTAAGGCTATCTACCCCGGTCATCAAGGTGGCGGTATTTTGGGAACAATCTTATTAGGTATCATCGGTGCTTTTATTGGTGGTAGTTTAGGCGTATTCTTCAGTACGGGAACTTTAACTTTAGCAGCTCCTACTTTAAGTATTCCTGGTATTTTATTGGCAATCCTTGGTGCGATTATTGCCATTTTTATCTGGAACGCACTAACCCGCCGCAGTGCTGTATAA
- a CDS encoding trypsin-like peptidase domain-containing protein: MSSLLDLSNSVAAIVEQVEKTVVAINAGSRISPSGIHWRNGVIVTSDESLQRYDEITVTLAGDRKLPVILLGHDPSTDIAVFKLENADIPVAQIGDAKTLKVGHLVLGLARSSDGDIRAAMGTVSAVSGAWQSLSGGNIDQYIRPDITLYPGFAGGPLVDATGYVVGMNTSGRRGTALTIPTATVNRVVQQLLSAGKIARGYLGVGMQPVQLPKNLQIALNLSAATGVIVVNVEHNSPADKAGVTIGDVLVALDGNPVTDTVDVLALLNHSDRIGKTVKMQLVRGGVLMELAIIVGERATE; this comes from the coding sequence ATGTCTTCATTACTAGATTTATCTAATAGTGTTGCTGCCATTGTAGAGCAGGTGGAGAAGACAGTAGTAGCAATTAATGCTGGTTCGCGCATCTCTCCTAGCGGTATCCACTGGCGTAATGGTGTTATTGTTACCTCAGATGAGTCACTTCAACGCTATGACGAAATCACCGTTACCTTGGCAGGCGATCGCAAACTACCAGTAATACTCCTGGGTCACGATCCTAGTACTGATATCGCTGTCTTTAAACTAGAAAATGCAGACATTCCAGTGGCACAAATCGGCGATGCTAAAACCCTCAAAGTTGGACATCTAGTACTGGGATTAGCAAGAAGCAGCGATGGAGACATTAGGGCTGCAATGGGTACTGTAAGTGCGGTTAGTGGTGCTTGGCAGAGTCTGAGTGGCGGTAATATCGACCAATATATCCGCCCAGATATCACACTATATCCTGGTTTTGCAGGCGGCCCACTTGTAGATGCAACTGGTTATGTGGTGGGCATGAACACATCGGGGCGACGGGGTACAGCTTTGACTATTCCCACTGCGACAGTGAATCGAGTAGTACAGCAGTTGCTGTCTGCTGGAAAGATTGCACGCGGTTACTTGGGTGTTGGAATGCAACCAGTACAGTTACCAAAAAATTTGCAAATCGCACTCAATTTATCTGCTGCGACTGGGGTAATTGTCGTCAATGTTGAGCATAATAGTCCTGCTGACAAAGCTGGTGTCACAATCGGAGATGTGTTAGTGGCGCTTGATGGCAATCCTGTAACCGATACAGTTGATGTACTGGCACTGCTCAATCATAGCGATCGCATTGGCAAAACTGTGAAGATGCAACTTGTCAGGGGTGGAGTGTTGATGGAATTAGCGATCATTGTAGGTGAACGAGCAACTGAGTAA
- a CDS encoding response regulator transcription factor has protein sequence MEILIVEDELEIAQLIQLYLEREGFSCRHCRDGATAIEMFQEQKPDLIILDLMIPRLDGLEVCARIRQQPSSKDPYILMLTAKGEEIDRVIGLSTGADDYVIKPFSPKELVARVRALLRRTLRHGKQSQIYQTQHFIIDLEQRSARRILSAEQSAPLDLTNLEFELLATFMSYPGRVWNRTQLIDKLWGSNFFGEDRVVDTHIARLRKKIEPDPANPTFVKTVIGVGYKFEDPVILG, from the coding sequence ATGGAGATTTTGATTGTTGAGGATGAGCTTGAGATTGCTCAGTTAATTCAACTTTATTTGGAAAGAGAGGGATTTTCTTGTCGCCATTGTCGAGATGGAGCAACTGCAATTGAGATGTTTCAGGAGCAAAAACCTGACTTGATTATTCTGGATCTGATGATTCCTCGTTTAGACGGATTAGAAGTTTGTGCACGTATTCGACAGCAACCAAGCTCCAAAGATCCTTACATCCTGATGTTGACAGCCAAAGGTGAGGAAATTGATCGCGTCATTGGTTTGTCCACTGGAGCAGATGACTACGTGATCAAGCCCTTCAGCCCAAAAGAACTGGTAGCTCGTGTGCGAGCGCTCCTACGACGGACACTACGTCACGGCAAGCAAAGTCAAATTTATCAAACTCAACACTTTATCATTGATCTTGAACAACGTTCAGCAAGACGGATTCTAAGTGCAGAGCAATCAGCTCCTTTAGATCTAACAAACTTAGAGTTTGAACTGTTAGCAACATTTATGAGTTACCCAGGTCGAGTTTGGAATCGAACTCAACTAATTGACAAACTTTGGGGCAGTAACTTTTTTGGCGAAGACAGAGTTGTTGATACCCACATCGCACGTCTTAGGAAAAAAATAGAACCTGACCCAGCTAATCCAACTTTTGTTAAAACTGTAATTGGAGTGGGTTATAAGTTTGAAGACCCAGTTATTTTAGGATGA
- a CDS encoding methyltransferase domain-containing protein, producing the protein MMETKVSQQYNQMANVYDRRWSRYILNTLLFLKNWAAIPPSATVLDVGCGTGEFEKIVLAENPTQHMVGVDISQKMLAIAQNKCHEYTNVSFQTACALQLPFADDSFDVIVSASAFHYFDAPNAALTEMKRVLKPDGCVVILDWCRDYFLCQVCDVILKIFDSAYKQCYSQAEFHNLLTVGGFEIRRASKVRFGILWGMMIATATPNTNLKSD; encoded by the coding sequence ATGATGGAAACTAAAGTTAGCCAGCAATATAACCAGATGGCGAACGTCTATGATCGCCGTTGGAGTAGGTATATTTTAAATACCCTATTGTTCCTCAAAAATTGGGCAGCAATTCCACCATCGGCAACTGTCTTAGATGTTGGCTGTGGAACCGGGGAATTTGAAAAGATTGTACTAGCTGAAAATCCTACTCAACATATGGTTGGGGTAGATATTTCTCAGAAAATGTTGGCAATAGCTCAAAACAAGTGTCATGAATACACTAACGTCTCTTTTCAAACTGCTTGTGCACTACAACTACCTTTCGCAGATGATAGTTTTGATGTCATTGTGTCTGCCAGTGCCTTTCACTACTTTGATGCCCCCAATGCCGCGCTAACAGAAATGAAACGAGTTCTCAAACCCGATGGTTGCGTGGTAATTTTGGATTGGTGCAGGGATTATTTTTTGTGTCAGGTTTGTGATGTAATACTGAAAATTTTTGACTCTGCTTACAAGCAGTGCTACTCTCAAGCTGAATTTCATAATTTGCTGACGGTAGGAGGATTTGAAATTCGTCGCGCCAGTAAAGTCAGATTTGGGATTTTGTGGGGAATGATGATTGCTACAGCCACACCCAATACCAATTTGAAAAGTGATTAA